The following are encoded in a window of Rosa chinensis cultivar Old Blush chromosome 4, RchiOBHm-V2, whole genome shotgun sequence genomic DNA:
- the LOC112198648 gene encoding F-box protein At5g07610, which translates to MAKRKERNMSSSAAEAVANIEELLTQILVSLPLRSLARFKCVSTHWLSLISDLRTLKNPKISAFFSSKIQDECFKSIPLGNHEIPPGWNPFKTLNNSVPDGSKLRILQSCNGLFLCHIPIFGEQRKHHPVYVVNPTTNQFRAVSSPRVGEYMDRLAFVRYALALDPSKSPHYKVICVTNSVPTIYHYVEREGEHDKIDIYSSETENWKHLNIPFFQSPSDRHRHYSLKMVAMHFDRRSREGAIYCNGAVHWIRETGEARFSFCFLPGGRFEFERKETDVLHYFDIGQERLLLVSTTPPVPLVVKNISQDSGPWPTEWPRLAQRYFGESGGHLYLIETYKNCKTQFDVMEMERDYSGWFVKYHVDLHSVFTALPDPNDFVILCLSQEKEKHKEEDSSADLLLYMPDKVISYNLRNKTFKASVVELANEEQLLAMDGRFYRDEVVKYPYMEGLACVER; encoded by the coding sequence atggcgaaaagaaaagagagaaacatGTCATCCTCAGCAGCAGAAGCTGTAGCCAATATCGAAGAGCTCCTTACTCAGATCCTTGTGTCGCTGCCATTACGATCACTTGCTCGTTTCAAGTGCGTCTCCACGCATTGGCTCTCTCTCATCTCCGACCTCCGCACCCTCAAAAACCCCAAGATATCGGCTTTCTTCTCTAGCAAAATCCAAGACGAGTGCTTCAAGTCCATCCCTCTTGGTAACCATGAAATCCCACCTGGGTGGAATCCCTTCAAAACCCTTAACAATTCCGTCCCTGATGGATCCAAGTTGAGGATTCTTCAGTCCTGCAATGGCCTCTTTCTCTGCCATATTCCTATATTTGGAGAACAAAGGAAACATCATCCCGTATATGTTGTTAATCCAACAACCAACCAATTCCGGGCTGTTTCCTCTCCAAGGGTTGGGGAATATATGGACAGATTAGCTTTTGTACGGTATGCTTTGGCTTTGGACCCTTCCAAATCACCTCATTACAAGGTGATCTGTGTGACTAACTCGGTGCCCACCATTTATCATTATGTGGAACGGGAAGGCGAGCACGACAAAATAGACATATATTCGTCTGAGACTGAAAACTGGAAGCAtctaaatattcctttcttccAAAGCCCCTCTGACAGGCACAGGCACTATAGTTTAAAGATGGTGGCCATGCACTTTGATCGCAGGAGCAGGGAAGGCGCCATATACTGCAACGGCGCAGTTCATTGGATAAGAGAGACAGGGGAAGCAAGATTTTCATTCTGCTTCTTACCAGGTGGTAGGTTTGAATTCGAAAGAAAGGAAACTGATGTGCTGCACTACTTTGATATAGGCCAAGAACGTCTGCTGCTCGTGTCCACTACCCCTCCTGTCCCCTTGGTTGTCAAAAACATTTCGCAGGATTCTGGTCCATGGCCCACTGAATGGCCGAGATTGGCTCAAAGATATTTTGGGGAGTCCGGTGGCCATTTGTATTTGATTGAGACTTATAAGAATTGCAAGACCCAATTTGAtgtgatggagatggagagggaCTACTCTGGCTGGTTTGTCAAGTATCATGTTGATCTTCATTCGGTATTCACAGCTCTTCCTGATCCGAATGATTTTGTCATCTTGTGCCTCTCTCAAGAGAAGGAAAAACATAAAGAGGAGGATTCTTCAGCTGATCTTTTGTTGTATATGCCAGATAAGGTCATATCTTATAATCTGAGGAATAAGACCTTCAAGGCATCTGTTGTGGAGTTGGCCAATGAAGAACAACTTCTTGCTATGGATGGTCGATTCTATAGGGATGAGGTTGTTAAGTATCCTTACATGGAGGGTTTAGCTTGTGTGGAACGAtag
- the LOC112196927 gene encoding 2-methyl-6-phytyl-1,4-hydroquinone methyltransferase, chloroplastic: MAISMLYGAQNMKLTSGIAPTGLGFGGNFQYGSFPKKVSVSYGRNSRARTLGPICSVSSSRPASQPRFIQHKQEAFWFYRFLSIVYDHVINPGHWTEDMRDDALEPADLYDRNMTVVDVGGGTGFTTLGIVKHVDAKNVTILDQSPHQLAKAKEKEPLKECKIIEGDAEDLPFPTDYADRYVSAGSIEYWPDPQRGIKEAYRVLKIGGKACLIGPVYPTFWLSRFFADVWMLFPTEEEYIEWFQKAGFKDIKLKRIGPKWYRGVRRHGLIMGCSVTGVKPLSGDSPLELGPKVEDVRKPVNPFVFLFRLILGATAGAYYVLVPIYMWIKDQIVPKGKPI; encoded by the exons ATGGCTATTTCAATGCTCTATGGAGCTCAAAATATGAAACTCACTTCTGGCATAGCACCAACTGGGTTAGGTTTCGGGGGAAATTTTCAATATGGGTCTTTCCCCAAAAAGGTTTCAGTTAGTTATGGAAGGAATTCCAGGGCTAGAACTTTGGGACCCATATGCAGTGTCTCATCCTCAAGGCCTGCTTCTCAGCCGAGGTTTATACAGCACAAGCAAGAAGCATTTTGGTTCTATAGGTTTTTATCTATAGTCTATGATCATGTGATAAACCCTGGGCATTGGACTGAGGATATGAGAGACGATGCTCTCGAGCCGGCTGATCTTTATGACAGGAATATGACAGTGGTAGATGTTGGAGGTGGAACTGGGTTCACAACACTGGGGATTGTGAAGCATGTGGATGCCAAAAATGTTACAATTCTTGACCAATCACCGCACCAGCTTGCCAAGGCTAAGGAGAAGGAGCCCTTGAAAGAGTGCAAGATTATCGAAGGTGATGCCGAGGATCTGCCATTCCCAACTGATTATGCGGATAGATATGTCTCTGCTGGAAG TATAGAGTACTGGCCGGATCCACAGCGTGGAATCAAGGAAGCATACAGGGTGCTAAAAATAGGAGGAAAAGCCTGTCTTATAGGCCCTGTGTACCCAACCTTCTGGCTGTCTCGTTTTTTCGCAGACGTGTGGATGCTCTTCCCAACAGAGGAAGAATACATTGAGTGGTTCCAAAAGGCAGGTTTCAAAGATATTAAACTAAAAAGAATTGGTCCAAAGTGGTACCGTGGAGTTCGCCGGCATGGCCTGATTATGggttgctctgtgacaggtgtGAAGCCCTTAAGTGGGGATTCCCCTCTCGAG CTTGGTCCAAAGGTTGAGGATGTGAGGAAGCCCGTCAATCCATTTGTGTTTCTTTTCCGGCTAATTCTTGGAGCAACTGCAGGAGCTTACTATGTGCTGGTTCCCATTTACATGTGGATCAAAGATCAAATTGTTCCAAAGGGCAAACCTATCTGA
- the LOC112196926 gene encoding uncharacterized protein LOC112196926: MATPYLGSCTPRASQFSLHRHRHRCPILLEQARTAPFAGNRGVTLKVRAASSDGGGDSYLGMWKKAMENEKKAVKFQKIVENSAPADNDVAGESIAENLEHKSQEFEKILEVPKEERDRIQRMQVVDRAAAAIAAARALLKESGLKKESGSGEPGSGGVRTEPDLGGVRTEPDLSGAIEAPDEGMQDGSISVPQSEESSGTWTPGPDFWSWTPPSSDSSDDIIDLQAAKKPSANPNLSLPVKEKERSLDVLSIPLQSILSEIPLPPLQSLKEVKKVDVAESTSTKEEHELGHEFSVHAAEAARALDKADQESLSGVYTDGARWWKESGVEQRPDGVTCRWTMIRGVSADQVTEWQDKYWEAADELGHKELGSEKSGRDAYGNVWREHWKEAMWQNCGLVHMEKSADKWGKNGRGDEWQEKWWEHYDASGQAEKWAHKWCTIDPNTPVDVGHAHIWHERWGETYDGHGGSNKYTDKWAERCEGDGWSKWGDKWDEHFDPNGHGVKQGETWWEGKYGERWNKTWGEGHNGSGWIHKYGKSSSGDHWDTHEQEDTWYERFPHFGFYHCFENSVQLREVRKPSEIASQMSSETSSEMPSETSSEMPSLEMLSETSSEMPPETSSEIPSETSSEIPSEIPSDMSSDSPLELPSELLLKRQSEVA, from the exons ATGGCGACGCCATATCTCGGCTCCTGTACTCCACGCGCCTCCCAGTTCTCCTTACACAGGCACAGACACCGGTGCCCGATCCTTCTCGAGCAGGCGCGAACCGCGCCGTTCGCCGGAAACAGAGGAGTAACCTTGAAGGTCAGGGCGGCGTCTTCGGATGGCGGCGGAGACTCGTACCTCGGAATGTGGAAGAAGGCGATGGAGAACGAGAAGAAGGCCGTCAAGTTCCAGAAAATCGTCGAGAATTCAGCTCCGGCGGACAACGACGTCGCCGGCGAGAGCATTGCGGAGAATCTGGAGCATAAGAGCCAGGAGTTCGAGAAGATTCTGGAGGTTCCGAAGGAGGAGAGGGATCGGATTCAGCGAATGCAGGTCGTCGATAGGGCCGCGGCGGCGATCGCGGCGGCTCGCGCGCTTTTGAAAGAGAGCGGCTTGAAGAAGGAGTCCGGTTCCGGTGAGCCGGGTTCGGGTGGAGTGAGGACTGAACCGGATTTGGGTGGAGTGAGGACTGAACCGGATTTGAGTGGAGCAATTGAGGCTCCTGATGAAG GAATGCAGGATGGGAGTATATCTGTGCCTCAGTCAGAAGAAAGTTCAGGAACTTGGACTCCAGGTCCAGACTTTTGGTCCTGGACCCCGCCGAGTAGTGATAGTTCAGATGATATAATTGACTTGCAGGCAGCGAAAAAGCCTTCAGCAAATCCAAACTTGAGTTTGCCAGTGAAGGAGAAAGAGCGATCCTTGGATGTTCTCTCAATTCCCCTTCAGAGTATTCTGTCTGAAATTCCTCTTCCCCCTTTGCAATCACTGAAGGAGGTCAAGAAAGTGGATGTCGCTGAGTCCACTTCCACAAAAGAGGAACATGAACTTGGACATGAGTTTTCAGTACATGCAGCAGAAGCTGCTCGTGCTCTTGATAAGGCGGATCAGGAGTCATTATCTGGTGTGTATACGGATGGAGCTAGGTGGTGGAAGGAATCTGGAGTTGAGCAAAGGCCGGATGGCGTGACGTGCAGGTGGACAATGATCAGAGGTGTCAGTGCCGACCAAGTTACTGAGTGGCAAGATAAGTACTGGGAGGCTGCAGATGAGTTAGGCCACAAGGAGCTTGGTTCAGAAAAATCGGGACGTGACGCATACGGAAATGTTTGGCGTGAACATTGGAAAGAAGCTATGTGGCAG AATTGTGGGCTTGTGCATATGGAGAAATCTGCAGACAAGTGGGGAAAGAATGGTAGAGGTGATGAATGGCAAGAGAAATGGTGGGAGCATTATGATGCTTCAGGCCAAGCAGAGAAATGGGCTCATAAGTGGTGTACAATTGATCCAAACACACCAGTTGATGTTGGTCATGCTCACATTTGGCATGAAAG GTGGGGTGAAACATATGATGGACATGGTGGGAGTAATAAATACACTGATAAATGGGCTGAACGCTGCGAGGGAGATGGTTGGTCAAAATGGGGTGACAAATGGGATGAACATTTTGATCCAAATGGCCATGGTGTGAAGCAGGGTGAAACATGGTGGGAGGGCAAGTATGGAGAACGGTGGAACAAAACATGGGGCGAGGGCCACAATGGTTCAGGGTGGATTCACAAGTATGGGAAGAGCAGCAGCGGTGATCACTGGGATACACATGAGCAGGAAGACACCTGGTATGAGAGATTCCCTCACTTCGGTTTCTATCACTGCTTTGAAAACTCAGTTCAGCTCAGGGAAGTTCGAAAGCCATCAGAGATTGCATCGCAGATGTCTTCAGAGACTTCATCCGAGATGCCATCTGAGACTTCGTCGGAGATGCCTTCGTTAGAGATGCTTTCAGAGACTTCATCAGAGATGCCTCCAGAGACTTCATCTGAGATACCTTCAGAGACTTCATCGGAGATACCTTCAGAAATTCCATCGGACATGTCATCAGACAGTCCATTGGAGTTGCCCTCAGAGCTTCTATTGAAGAGACAATCAGAGGTGGCCTGA
- the LOC112198649 gene encoding vegetative cell wall protein gp1 gives MSSISAISFTLIKRTIPLCSVSKTSTSTSTPPLLLSLKNPIFPTQPQILVHARLSGSPNEYPNRSPPEFSPPVPGFDRPSVPPEVPGISTSPEVDIPTTTPVTPPEVSPYPPPLDPGPNPGPDFPVPPLKPPPVPDVPRPFPDNPIPGPDRLPPQPPDIVPPPPPGPEIIPPPAPPPPPTGPGGPIVV, from the coding sequence ATGTCGTCCATCTCTGCAATCTCATTCACACTCATAAAACGAACCATTCCACTTTGCTCAGTATCCAAAACAAGTACTAGCACCAGTACCCCTCCATTGTTATTGTCACTCAAGAACCCTATCTTTCCCACTCAACCTCAGATTTTAGTCCATGCTCGATTATCTGGCTCACCCAACGAGTATCCAAATCGGAGCCCGCCGGAGTTTTCTCCTCCGGTGCCAGGTTTTGACCGGCCTTCTGTTCCACCCGAAGTACCTGGAATATCTACCTCTCCGGAAGTTGACATCCCAACAACTACTCCAGTAACTCCACCTGAGGTCAGCCCTTATCCTCCACCACTTGACCCCGGTCCGAACCCGGGTCCGGATTTTCCAGTACCTCCTTTGAAGCCACCTCCTGTTCCGGATGTGCCACGTCCTTTTCCAGACAACCCAATTCCAGGACCTGACAGACTGCCGCCTCAGCCACCGGATATAGTGCCTCCACCGCCTCCTGGGCCTGAGATTATTCCACCGCCagcaccgccgccaccgcctACCGGTCCAGGCGGGCCTATTGTTgtctaa
- the LOC112197039 gene encoding guanine nucleotide-binding protein subunit gamma 2, whose translation MQSDGSDSVSQSPTTQRLQSLSASDTRGKHRILAELKRFEQEARFLEEELEQLEKIDKASAACKEMLSNVETRPDPLLPVTHGPLNPFWDRWFEGPKDSSGCKCWIL comes from the exons ATGCAATCGGACGGGTCCGATTCCGTGAGCCAGAGTCCAACAACCCAAAGGCTGCAGTCTCTGTCAGCCTCGGATACTAGAGGGAAGCATCGGATACTGGCTGAGTTGAAACGGTTCGAGCAAGAAGCTAGATTCTTAGAG GAAGAGCTGGAACAACTTGAAAAGATAGACAAAGCCTCAGCTGCATGCAAGGA AATGCTGAGTAATGTAGAAACAAGGCCAGATCCACTACTCCCAGT AACGCATGGCCCCCTTAATCCATTTTGGGACCGATGGTTTGAAGGCCCCAAAGACTCAAGTGGTTGCAAATGCTGGATACTTTGA
- the LOC112197038 gene encoding ADP-ribosylation factor-like protein 5 translates to MGAFISRFWFMLFPAKEYKIVVVGLDNAGKTTTLYKLHLGEVVTTNPTVGSNVEELVYKNIRFEVWDLGGQDRLRTSWATYYRGTHAIIVVIDSTDRARISIMKDELFRLLGHEDLQHSVVLVFANKQDLKDAMTPAEITDTLSLHSIKNHDWHIQACCALNGDGLYDGLGWIASRVTGKAPS, encoded by the exons ATGGGGGCGTTCATATCGAGGTTTTGGTTCATGTTGTTTCCTGCAAAAGAGTATAAGATTGTGGTTGTTGGGTTGGACAATGCTGGGAAGACAACTACCCTTTACAAATTGCACTTGGGAGAGGTTGTCACTACGAACCCGACTGTAGGCAGCAATGTCGAAGAGCTTGTCTACAAGAACATTCGCTTTGAG GTGTGGGATCTGGGTGGACAAGATAGACTGAGGACTTCATGGGCAACATACTACCGTGGAACTCATGCTATCATTGTGGTAATAGACAGCACAGACAGGGCCAGAATTTCCATTATGAAGGACGAACTCTTCAGGTTGCTTGGACATGAGGATCTTCAACATTCAGTTGTACTGGTTTTTGCTAATAAACAAGATCTCAAGGATGCCATGACCCCAGCTGAGATCACTGACACTCTATCTCTTCACAGCATTAAGAATCACGACTGGCACATCCAAGCCTGCTGTGCCCTCAACGGGGATGGATTGTATGATGGCCTAGGTTGGATTGCCTCACGGGTTACCGGGAAAGCACCTAGTTGA
- the LOC112196068 gene encoding stress-induced-phosphoprotein 1, with amino-acid sequence MEMEVWSMKIANFLNIVEKNAKEGNHTTRDILKEMARDFLGFVKSGALEPEIERQIGFALEKYDLVEAQWTRKIMAADRERKKGNEYMDEKKYEQAVKHYCNSIECNPADTKAYSNRALAYLRLGKKTKALEDAEKCIELDPKFSRGYLRKGSVLFNISEFTNALHTFQEGLKHNPTDRYLIHGVQQCLERLNKAGSRGATKNKSFFCGLKRFGKASSRVVDESKSLNNEHHIVDIPPVDAVSPKPCLIELKLTNVILSAEAAALVSDNLELRFMSMMCSFVAVCGLIEILRHRRLIENKLGVLKLICASVMLIYCTIMYATSKLHKILPHLESFGREAWPFHACVIIASILFNN; translated from the exons ATGGAAATGGAGGTTTGGAGTATGAAGATTGCTAATTTTCTTAACATTGTTGAGAAAAATGCCAAAGAAGGCAACCACACAACTCGGGATATCCTTAAAGAAATGGCTAGAGATTTTCTAGGATTCGTAAAGAGTGGGGCTCTTGAGCCAGAAATCGAGAGGCAGATTGGTTTTGCGCTGGAAAAATATGATCTTGTG GAAGCACAGTGGACACGAAAGATTATGGCAGCTGACCGTGAGCGCAAGAAAG GAAATGAGTATATGGATGAGAAAAAGTATGAACAGGCCGTCAAGCATTACTGCAATTCAATCGAGTGTAATCCTGCAGATACCAAG GCATACAGCAACAGGGCACTCGCTTACTTAAGGTTGGGCAAAAAAACTAAAGCATTGGAGGATGCTGAAAAGTGCATTGAGCTTGACCCTAAGTTTTCAAGAGGATATCTGAGGAAAGGTTCAGTTCTGTTCAACATAAGTGAGTTTACAAATGCACTCCATACCTTCCAAGAGGGATTAAAGCACAATCCAACtgacagatatttgattcatggTGTGCAACAATGTCTGGAGAGACTTAATAAGGCTGGAAGCAGGGGAGCTACAAAGAACAAGTCATTCTTCTGTGGCCTAAAGCGATTTGGCAAGGCTAGCAGCAGAGTTGTGGATGAAAGTAAATCATTGAATAATGAG CATCACATTGTTGATATTCCCCCTGTTGATGCTGTGAGTCCCAAGCCCTGCCTAATCGAGTTGAAACTCACCAATGTCATCCTGAGTGCTGAGGCTGCTGCATTAGTGAGTGATAACCTGGAGTTGCGGTTCATGAGCATGATGTGCTCGTTCGTTGCGGTATGTGGTCTCATTGAGATTTTGAGGCACAGAAGACTGATTGAGAACAAGTTGGGCGTACTGAAGCTAATTTGTGCCTCAGTGATGCTGATTTACTGCACCATAATGTATGCTACATCAAAGCTCCACAAGATTCTGCCTCATCTAGAAAGCTTCGGGCGAGAAGCCTGGCCCTTTCATGCCTGTGTGATAATAGCATCAATTCTTTTTAACAATTGA